From the genome of Candidatus Dadabacteria bacterium, one region includes:
- a CDS encoding shikimate dehydrogenase, with product MEIKATTRIYGIFGHPVSQSLSPAMHNAAFEHLGLDCVYLAFDVDPRNIDKAVNSIRNLGLCGVNVTIPHKQSVMAGLDEIAPEASMVGAVNTIVNEDGRLKGYNTDVSGVLRALHFELEFVPQDKNILIVGAGGASRAVIVAMCTGGARSIAIANRTYFKAQELSEEFSPRFGDIGFSAAPLEDAARVAQMMEQTDIVINCSSAGMGDIEPLRLPLDLLDENCVVYDLVYKPAVTPLVRDSRALGLKAESGLGMLLYQGVDAFEIWTGENAPVEVMREALSVSG from the coding sequence TTGGAAATAAAAGCCACAACGCGGATATACGGCATCTTCGGTCATCCGGTGTCCCAGAGTCTGTCTCCCGCCATGCATAACGCGGCGTTCGAGCATCTAGGGCTTGACTGCGTTTATCTGGCTTTTGACGTGGACCCCCGGAACATAGACAAGGCCGTGAATTCGATAAGAAACCTCGGTCTTTGTGGAGTTAACGTCACCATCCCGCATAAGCAGTCCGTTATGGCGGGTCTGGACGAGATTGCTCCTGAGGCCTCCATGGTCGGAGCGGTAAACACCATAGTTAACGAAGACGGTAGGCTCAAGGGTTACAACACGGACGTTTCTGGAGTGCTGAGAGCTCTTCATTTTGAACTCGAGTTCGTCCCGCAAGACAAGAATATTCTTATCGTGGGAGCCGGCGGAGCCTCAAGAGCGGTAATAGTGGCGATGTGTACAGGCGGCGCCCGAAGTATTGCAATTGCAAACAGGACCTATTTTAAGGCACAAGAGCTTTCCGAGGAATTCTCTCCGCGTTTTGGAGACATCGGATTTTCCGCGGCCCCGCTTGAGGACGCAGCGCGGGTGGCGCAGATGATGGAGCAGACAGACATCGTGATTAACTGCTCTTCTGCGGGAATGGGTGATATCGAACCTCTTCGTCTTCCGCTTGACCTGCTCGATGAGAACTGTGTGGTCTACGACCTTGTCTACAAGCCTGCCGTCACTCCGCTAGTAAGGGACTCCAGGGCTCTTGGGCTCAAGGCGGAATCCGGGCTCGGCATGCTCCTTTACCAGGGAGTTGACGCTTTTGAGATCTGGACGGGCGAAAATGCCCCGGTTGAGGTGATGAGGGAGGCACTCTCTGTTTCCGGGTGA